The DNA region TGTTTGGAATCACCCTCAGCATTTGGGGCTACATGCCTGTGCCTTTCTGTCTGAATTGGACTTTAAATCCACAACATAGAATCCTCCTGCTTTCTTTGGCTCCCGAGGAAGTGACTTTTGGTTAGCCAGAAGTGCGTTCTAGATCTGGGGGGTAGAGGTAAAGTCCGGCACCTCACAAAGCACAGGTAATGAGGTGGCCACATGCTTACTAGGTGGAAAGCAACCGACATATGGACCTAGTTTAATTTTTCACCCACCCGGTCTCTTAATTACTGTAATTGGTTCTCTTGCCACTCATTTCAGATGAGCTTGCACTAATGTTGTTGGTAACCTGTCACATTCAGGTCTGGTGCTGGGGATACTGTGCTGAAAACGCAGTCTGTCTCCCAGAGCTCCGAACTGACGTGCTTTGTATTTCAGACGGAGGAGCTCACGGCCCGGGAGCCCAGGGCCTGCTCCAGGAAGTGGGCCCAAAGCAAGTGCTTCCGCTAGAACACATAGATTAGCCTCTTCCGGTTCGGCCAGGACCAGAAGTGATGGTGGCCTGCGCGGCCCCTGGGCCAGTGCTTGCTTGAGCCGACAGGGAGATGGAACTTTCCTCCTGCTCCCTGGCAGGACTGCAGGGGGCTGAGAGCAGCAGGATACCTCAGCCATGAGATGCTGCCTGTGCCCAGGCTCGCGGTGGTGGGCTCGTGCCCTGCTAGCACGGGCTTCTCCGCAAGCACGGAGACGCTGCCGGAGCGGAACTGGGCTCCCTCCTGCTCACCTTGGCTGTGGACGGCCCGCGGCTGCGTGGCCTCGTCACCCCGAGGGATACGGAGCTGTCCAATGACAgtcttctttttaagaaaaagttggccgtttattttcccattataaaAGAAGCAcctgtgtatttgttttctttagaaaaatacagaaacctatgaaggaaaataaaattttagtcaCCTGTTAGGCCACCATCCAAAGAAAACCATTGTTGACTTTTCTTCGTGTCCGGCATCTTTGATACTTCCCTCCAGATGTTTTgtcttggattttaaaaaactgtatgtTAAACACATCAAAAGTATGTTTCTAACATGTGAAAAGTCATACACTTGCTACCGTATGTCTGacccttgagaacattatgcttattgaaagaagccggtcacaaaaggccacagacATGATTGCATTTACATGGAATGTCCAGAACAGGCCAGTCTTTCGAGTAAGTGGAGTGGGACTTGCCAGGCGCtggggagggttgggggaaatggggagcgatggggtttctttttggggtgatggaaatactCCAGAAATGATCGTGGCGCTTGTTGCGCAAGGCAGTGAAGGCGCTGAGCCACTGAACTGCAGATTCCAAAGGAGCGAATTGTGCGGCCTGTGACCCCGGCCTCAAGCCGCTATGAGAAGAGTGCACATCAAAGCCACAGGGCGATGCCACCATCAGGATGGCTCCTATtaataacagaaacaaaaccgAAAATCAGAAGCATTGGTGGGAAGGTGGAGTAGCCGGAACCCTCCTGCTGTTGTGGTGGGAACGTGAGGGATGTGCCGGAGGGTCGCGCGGCGGTTCCCCGGCACTGAGCACATGCTGCAGCCGTTCTACCCCCTAGACGTACGTGCAGGAGAACTGACAGTGCAGACGTGAGCACATCGCTTTTACCATGTTCACAGAGGCATTATTACCAGTAGCTGGAAGGTAGGCGTAGCCCAAGCCTGATCGATGGATGAGCAAGTGTACGGACATCCGGTGGAGGGTTTATTCATCcttaaaaagagaggaaattcTGACTCCTGCTGTagaacatgggtgaaccttgaaaacatcctGTCGAGTTGAGTAGCCAGTTGcaggacagatactgtatgatttcacttacgtgGGGTACCTGAGGTGGTCCCACTCAGAGCCACCAAGTCgaagggtggggcaggggtgggagctgTTGTTTCACGGCGCAGTTGTGGCTTTGCAAGCTGAAACCGTCCTGGAGCATGGCTGCAAGACAGCCAGGAGGTACCTAGCGCTCCCGAGCTGTATACCTGCAGATGGTCAGGACAGTCCATGTTACGTGCTTCACCATGCTCTGGAGACAGTGAATAAACCTCGGCTGAAGGAGAGAACTAGCATTGCCCCGGCGCACGTGTCCCTTCCGGCAGGCGGAGGCGCCGTGCTCATGACTTCAGAGCACACGTGAAGACGGTCCGAAGTAGCAGCGTCTCCTTCGGTTCTCTGTGCGGCTCCTCCACCCTACAAGTGAGGGATGCAGCCGTACCTCCATTTCCCCCCTGGTGGAGGAACAGCCCGATTTAGCGATCTCTTCGCATCCGTGCTGCTCTCTGGGCCCAGACGGTGCTGCTTGGATCATTTTTGTATAACTCTGACTTTTGGGGAGGTATCTCCAGACTTTGCGGATCCCATGTCCGAGACTCCTTTTGTAATTCCAGATTCCTCTGAGACCAGCTTCCCGATGGCGTAGGGGACCACGGGGCCACATGCTGGGCAGGCTGCCAGGTGCAGAGAGGGTGCCCACGTCCGGGGAGTGGACTTCGTCGGGCTGGTTCTCCATTATGGCCACCTTTTCACTGGAAAGCCGGTGTTCCCAGGGGATTCCTCTGATGATCGTTTCCCAACTACCGCCAGAGCAGAttcagaggagaagaaagggtcTCAGGCCCACTctggtggaaggcagagggaggccgAGTCACAAGCCCCAGTCACAAGTGCCCATGACCCTGAGGCAGCGTCCACAGCGGCCCCTCCAGCTCCGATGGGTTGATGCGTGCTCCGCAGGCTAGTTAAGGGTTCAGCATTGCAGACTGATCTCAGCATTGGCAGAGGGCGTTGAGGAGCGTGACCCTGTTCTATAAGTACCGTGGATCGTGCTAAATCCAAAAGGTTCAAAAGTTATTTGGTAAAGgagtttcccttttcttcccgGAGCCACTCCATTCCTCTCCCCAGTGATGGTCATAATTCTCAGGTCTTTGTATATCCaggaatgttctgtatgtttaaaagcaaatgtatactttttttttttttttaattttatttatttatttgacagagatagagacaaccagcgagagagggaacacaagcagggggagtgggagaggaagaagcaggctcatagcggaggagcccgatgtggggctcgatcccacaacaccgggatcacgccctgagccgaaggcagacgcccaaccgctgtgccacccaggcgccccaaatgtatactttttttatccctaaagattttacttatttgagagagacagagagaacacaagtggggtgaggggcaaagggagaagcagactccccgctgagcagggagccccgatgcggggcttgattccaggactccaggatcatgacctaagcccaaggcagacgcttaactgactgagccacccaggcgcccctaaaagcaaATGTATACCTGTTTAAAAGTACACTAAAGGTAACATTACTATAATCACTGTTCTTTACTTgcctttttcactttatttttggaTACTTTTCCAtcagtgctttctctttctctttttatatgaactttttaagatttatttattagagcgccaagtggggggaggagcagagggagagaagataaGCCGACtgtgcactgagtgcagagcccgactcgagggcttaatcccaggaccctgagatcatgacctgagccgaaaccaagagccagatgctcaaccgactgcgccactAGCCGCCCCTACACGAACTCTTTATTATGCACGCTTACTGGTCATTTCACACCTGTTGTGAAAAGCAAAACTACAGTCTCTTAGGAAGCCCCAAAGACTCCaattagcattctttttttttttttaatctgcatttgCGTACCAGGGCTCAAATTAGGGGTTGGCTGGTGATGGCCTAAAATTGTTCAAGTCCGCTGGGTTCCTTCCTTAGTTGGGTGACATGTGACCAGGAAACAAAAGCATATCACCTGTGGGTGGGCACTGGGGTAGCTGGGCGGCAGGAGACACAGCTCTGTCCTGGGAGCGCTCGGCCACCAGGTTTCCGAAGTAACAGCCATGGCAACCACGTGGACTGAATCCAGTGGTCCGGGCAGCTTTTAAAATCTATAGTTGCAGGGACGTGACACCTGGACTACTGGTGACACGTGGACAACTGCCCCAGCCCAGGTGGAAGGAGTAGACGCTGACTGCTTGACGGGGTGGCCTCTAACGGGGCCTCCAGCATGTGTGCGTGCGCGTTTTGAACCTCTGTGTCTCCTTCTGTGTATAACACAGAATCCTGGAAACCGACTTCTCACGACTTCAGATGACATCCCTGCCCAATGAAACAATCTGTTCGCTGAATTTGGGAATAGCGGTTTGGCTTTAAGAGCAGAATTCGTGTCAGGCCAGTGAGTATGGCTCTGCCTGCCGGGCTGGCTTCAGAGGCTGCCTTGTTGGAAGTACTTCAGTGTGGcttctgctcttttgtttttaCACTACGGGTAGCTGGTTGATGGTGATGGGCAGCAGTGGGGTGACCTGCTCCCAGAAGGCTGTCGGGGCTTCAGGAAGCTGTGGTGTGCTTTGGCAAGGTTCGGTGGTGTGCTGGACGAGCACCCCCGTGTCTACACACGCTCGTGGGAGCCGTGCTGTTCATGGCTGTCCACGGCCAGAACGCAGCGGGTCTGCTCACTGTTCCCGTGCCGTCGGGCCGGTCATCTGTGTCAGCAAGCAAGAGGGGAGTGCCTTGCTCACCACGCCTGCCCTTGGGATGGGCTGGGGAAAGGCGGGCGGCGTGGATATGGATGCCAGCTGGGCTTGCAGAAGTGATggcagcagggggctgggggagggcgaGGTGGGGTCTGCCCACTGATGTGTTTCCAGAATGGAGCAGCCTGTTCCGGGTGTGGGGTTTCAACTGCCGTTTTCTTATGGGGCCTCATGACGTTCAGGATGGCTACAGTCTGCTGGGCAGAGAGGGCACTGTATGCTAAGGTTGATTTGGGGTTCGGGCAGGAACATTCTATAATTCCAACCTTGACACCCACGTTTTGCTTTCAATGTTCTGGAGGGACTTTGTGGCCAGAAAGGCCTCCTTGGCCTCACTTTGATGGTCAGTGGGACACACACTGACTTGGAAGTAAGTGCCTCTTCACAACTTGAGAACCCAAGGGAAGTCGGGGCTGCCTGGGAGCGAGCCCTCGCCCTGGTGCTGCACACGTGGGGCCAGTCAGCCCAGGCCCAGTGCCTCTAACTTCTGCTGTGAGTGAGCAGCCAGCGTGAGACCCTGCCTCTTAGGTTTGCTTGTTTGCTACAGGTGGCTTCTAAAGTGCTGAATCCTGCCTGGCAGTAGTAACTGAAACAAGCTCCATTTCCCCTCCCTGAATTCAAACCAAATGGAGGCCTTGAAAGGGAAAACCCTCTTTTCCCGTTTCATCAACTTCCGGTGGATTCTTCCGGAAACAGCTCATTAACTCCTTCTGGAGAGGCAGCCCCAACTACTGGCTCACCGtagtgagctgctctagcaatgTCCCATGTTTAGGAGGCTTCTCGTCTGACCCCCAGGGAACGACTTCTCCCCAGTGCACACTGTTTAATTAGGGCCTGTGATTTAATTAGGAGGTTTCCCTGAGCCCAACTTAATTATAGTTACTTTTGCAGAATAAAGAGTTCCCTCTGCCTAAGTCCCAGCCAGTGCTTTTGCTAAAGTGGTTCCCACGTGGGAATGGAGGCCCCTCCTGGAGGATGCCCTCCCTCTGCACTTGGGGGCGCACCCAGCCCATTACCAGTgacttttcatttctgatgtgACCACGGGAGAGTACTGAGCAGTTGTTTTTCTAACAGAGGGAAACTCTCTGACTCTTTGCTTATCTGTTGGCTAGAAGTAGTTTTTATTGTGCTGAACCCTGCCTGGGATTAATAACTGGAAGGAGTGCTCAGTGGTCTCGCTTTCCGATCGCCCGCCCTTTTTCCTTGAAGCGTACCCCTGACAATCCAGTTTTCATCACACTTAACGTGGCATTTGATCTTTGAAGGAGGGCCAGGACCAGAGGTTCTGGGGATGACCTTGTTTTAAAAGCCTTCACTTGTCCTTAATGTGCACGGTCCCTGATGAGGAAGCTCTGAGCCCGGCTCCCCTGTGGCTTTCCTCTGAGTGGCTGCTGGGTGTGTGTGCCTGGGATGTGGGGCGCTGGTGGCCTCGTGTCCTTGAGTACTTAGGGCTGTGCTACTCGTTGGGACAGTCGGAGCTCAGGTGGGTGGGCCGCATTCACCTTTGTAGGGCTCAGTACACTCGTCCGGAGCCCGGTTAGGGGGGCATGGGCCTGGGTGGGAGGAGCAGTGAGCACCAGGAGCCAGACGGGGGTTCCTGGACCTCCTCTCCTTTGTGATGGTCTGACCAGCCCAGGGACCAGGGGCTGCTGTTCACTGAGGCATGTGAAAGGTGCCCTGCACTGCCTGGTAAAAGGGTTAAGTGACTTGATCCAGCTTCACGAGCTGTGTCTAGCAGTGTGCCCCTTGGAGGCTGGTAGAAAGAAGGCTTTTTACTGGATGAACTGAGAACACAAAACTAGGAGAAACGGTATACGCTGGATGGCGGTATGGAAATTCAGAAAGATCTGGACGGGCTGAAACAAGCCAAATGGAAATGACAAGGCGTGTACAGGTCTATATTTAGGTTTGCCCATCAGGGGTGTGGAAAGATTCTGCTTTGGATGCGAAGTTTGCGCTGGAGAGACGTCAAATAGAGTCCTGAAACTGCCTAAAATGCCCCCGTGGCCCATGGTCACAgccagctctgtggccttgagTCACAGCAGAGTCGTCCCTGAGCCTCCAGTTTGTCTTCCGCCGGTGAGGGTCAGGTCACCCATCCCTAGTCCCCGGGGAAGCTGGATCAGCTCAGCCACTTGAAGTGGGTCTTTGTGAACAGTGTTTCTTATGTGAGAGAAGTGTTTACTGGCAACAAATACAGAGTCCTGGAGGCACAGCGTCAGAATGGGCGGGAACCTCTGGGGGCCCTTCATGTGTCCCTCTTACACTGAATTTCATTGTCACTGTCCTTGAGGCCTTGTCTTTTCCTAATTAAAGCAGAGGGCTGCTTTTTCTAAGCTGTGTGCTGGTGTGCCTGGGGCTGCTGGCCTCGGTGCTTTGCACAGCTCGTTCTCCTGTGACGGCCAGAGGAGTTTTGTTCTCAGTCATCCGAGGCGAAGACCACCCTGTGGGTCTTCTGTTCTGCAGGCCGGGGATGACTACTCTTGAACCTTGCAGAGGGCAGAGTGCTTGGCACTCTCGGCCTTGGGTCTGTTGGTTTCTATTGGAAAATCCTCCTCCTTCGATTGCTCTGGTTAACCAAGAGCACGTTTCATCTGGCCAACCTTGGGCCTCCATGTGGATGTGATTCTGGGCTGAGACCTTCTTTCTTCCTTGGGGCTCCTGTGCGAGCTCAGCTCTGTCGGTCCACTGCCTTGGGCTAAGTGCCAGGCCGGTACACATTGCAGGCGGTCGTCTCCTCAGAGATCAGGGTGCTCCTGCTGTGTCTCTCTACCTTTCACTGtcttctctcagaaaaaaaattcttgggacacctgggtggctcagtcggttaagcgtctgccttctgctcaggtcgtgatcccaaggtcctgggatcaagccccacatcgggctccttgctcagcggggagcctgcttctccacctgcttgtgttctctctctctcaaataaataaaatctttaagaaaaaattcctTAGTGACTACTTGTATATTGGgttccaaagaagataaaaacataAGTAAGACGTGGTGCCCTTAAGAGCTCAGGCTCTCTGATGAGCCTGAGGCCCAGGCTTCGGACACGGACTCCTCCCAGTGTCTCAGCACAGAAGCGGGTACATGCTTCTCAGCCTCACTGTCTCActgtctcctctttctcccccctcccccccaagggTGAGCTTGTCGGCCACAGACTGTTACATCGTGCACGAGATCTACAATGGGGAGAACGCCCAAGACCAGTTCGAGTACGAGCTGGAGCAGGCCCTGGAAGCCCAGTACAAGTACATCGTTATCGAGCCCACACGCATCGGCGACGAGACGGCCCGCTGGATCACTGTGGGCAACTGCCTGCACAAGACCACCGTGCTGGCGGGCACCGCCTGCCTCTTCACCCCGCTGGCCCTGCCCTTAGATTACTCCCACTACATCTCCCTGCCCGCCGGCGTGCTCAGCCTGGCCTGCTGCACCCTCTACGGGATCTCCTGGCAGTTTGACCCCTGCTGCAAGTACCAAGTGGAGTACGACGCCTATAAACTGTCCCGCCTGCCCCTGCACACACTCACTTCCTCCACCCCGGTGGTGCTGGTCCGGAAGGACGACTTGCACAGAAAGAGACTGCACAACACGATAGCACTGGCCGCCCTGGTGTACTGTGTAAAGAAGATTTACGAACTCTACGCCGTATGATTTCAGTAGGACGGGGAGAGCAGCAAACGACCCAGCCCACGGGAGACAACAGTACTCAGATCGCCACAGTAACAGCTTTTGCTCTGTGAGGCAGCGGAGCCCGGGAAGGGGTTGGGCTtgatacttgttatttttttaaaaaaataacacagatcACAGGTGTACCGAGGGTTTTTCAACTCATTGCACTAAGATGTGGATTTCCATAACCCACAGGGGGTCTGAGCTGTGGAAGTCTGAGGGGCGGTGGAATGTTGACGGCAGCAACGCTACTGAGGGGGTGTGAATGCgcttgcggggtgggggggaggtctTTCAGTCTGTTGTTTAACTGTACCATCCAGAGCCAACCAGAAGCTATTGACCATTAAAATTATGAGAATTTCAGCTTCGGGTGTCTTCTCTTTCCCTGACCGCCTGCAGCTGCTGTGGGCGGGCGCTTGCTCGGGGGAGCATTGGGCACCGCGGGAGCCGTCGGCCCTGCTCCTTGCTGCGGCCTGGCGTCACCGTCTGCAGCAAGAATGGGCCTTCGAACGAGGCCAGCCCGGACCCCTCCCAGAGCGGTCTCACCTGTCATGCCCGCCTCCTTTTCAAGGCCGGCACTGCTAAATGCCATTTGGGGACGTGGTAGGATCCGGTGACGAGGCCTAGAGGTCACTGGGTTTCCGTGTGGGGCCAGGTGGAGAACTGAGGCCTGGGACCTCCtgtccagagattctgatttagaaGGCCCCACGGGTGAACATCTGTATTTTTTGCAAAGCGTCGAAGCTGTTCCTGACGTGGACCCTGAGTTCGAGCCCAGGGCCCCTCCCAGCGCTCCCATTCCACTGGAGCCAGTcctgcgcccccctcccccgcccctgccacAGCAGAGGGCGTATTGCACACACCATCCTCCATATCCCTCTAAGGTGTTGGATCAATGAAAAATCTTCTCTTCACAAAGATGTCAGGTCCCCCGTCTTCCCTGCAGCCTTCCTAAGACCTGCTCTCAGTTCTGCAGCGCTACATGTCATTTCCTTCTGAAGGGTCCATCTCTTAAGAAGCAGTCTAGCTTTAAAGGCCACATCGGGAAGATCTGATACCAGAGAATAATGAAGGGGCACATGGGAAGGCGTCAAGGAGATCAAGTGGGCGATGGGTCCATTTATTACAAGGGGAGATCCAGAGCTTTTAAAAGACTTCAAAATGGACCGAGGTCCACAAAGAGTTAGAACAACTTAAATTCCAGGGGGCCTAGAAATACTCAACAGTTGAATGCTGGGTGGCAAAATGGTATTGGGGCACACTATAGTTTCCTGGCAGTCTGGCCATCTGGATCAATGCTCATTTGGTAGTGATCCCAGACACACAGACCAGGTCTCGACTGTGCAGTGGCCGCAACCGCTTGGGGTGTCTGGCCGCCAGGCCGGCTGGGCACGAATGGTAGGTGTCTTTGTAATAAACGGCGCAGATCGGGGAGGGAGCCCCATGCTCTGCCTGCAAATCAGATCTCCTGGGGGTGGTGGCTGGAAGCCGACAAGCAGTAGCGGTCTCGGTCGGTCAGCTGAGCAGACGTCCTCACCAGGAATAGAAGCCAAGTGCAAACAGGCTGGTTCCAGCTGCTGATTCTTGTCAGGCGGACTAGCCCAGATTCTGAAACACCACCTCCATTACATGTCCCCTGCCAAGGTGAGGACTCGGGCCTGCCGTGGGGCACAGGGCAGGACTTTGGTGTTTTAGGCCTCTCTACAGGAGCAGCACCCCAAATCGGCTGCgaaggggagcagcaggaccACACCTCTCGCGCCTGGAAGGCCTTCCCCTCGGCTGGCATCggcttctctctttctgcccccttcCTGCTCAGACGCCACTGACAAGTGGGCTATGCTCCTCGGTGACGTGCCACAGTGCTCTTGAAGAAACAGCCTTAAAGAACTGCCAACTGGGAAACAAAGAACAAGTCAGCTGGGCCCGTGCCTGCGAAGTCCACACGCAAGTCCTGTGCGTGCCCACGTCCGTGAGTGCATCGTGCCAGTAACCCAATTACGGGAGTCTTGTTTGAACTGCCCACTCTCACCTCA from Ursus arctos isolate Adak ecotype North America unplaced genomic scaffold, UrsArc2.0 scaffold_14, whole genome shotgun sequence includes:
- the TMEM11 gene encoding transmembrane protein 11, mitochondrial isoform X4, whose translation is MVSLSATDCYIVHEIYNGENAQDQFEYELEQALEAQYKYIVIEPTRIGDETARWITVGNCLHKTTVLAGTACLFTPLALPLDYSHYISLPAGVLSLACCTLYGISWQFDPCCKYQVEYDAYKLSRLPLHTLTSSTPVVLVRKDDLHRKRLHNTIALAALVYCVKKIYELYAV
- the TMEM11 gene encoding transmembrane protein 11, mitochondrial isoform X1, which gives rise to MRCGHCSPGGLDFHLPCSPELWPGLHFPSVRPQSRGRLGARHLRAECLQDGRLGKEASWPGQQWRQRPREGLNSVCNEEHQTLSCNLNSCPKLSTLAASTRNRLPLVLSASLRHPCPSRKAQCRVSLSATDCYIVHEIYNGENAQDQFEYELEQALEAQYKYIVIEPTRIGDETARWITVGNCLHKTTVLAGTACLFTPLALPLDYSHYISLPAGVLSLACCTLYGISWQFDPCCKYQVEYDAYKLSRLPLHTLTSSTPVVLVRKDDLHRKRLHNTIALAALVYCVKKIYELYAV
- the TMEM11 gene encoding transmembrane protein 11, mitochondrial isoform X3, producing the protein MAAWGRRRLGPGSSGGSARERVSLSATDCYIVHEIYNGENAQDQFEYELEQALEAQYKYIVIEPTRIGDETARWITVGNCLHKTTVLAGTACLFTPLALPLDYSHYISLPAGVLSLACCTLYGISWQFDPCCKYQVEYDAYKLSRLPLHTLTSSTPVVLVRKDDLHRKRLHNTIALAALVYCVKKIYELYAV
- the TMEM11 gene encoding transmembrane protein 11, mitochondrial isoform X2, with amino-acid sequence MAGPGEVGRGHTGAGPGHAGRTGSPAQAQGDSPSIPRPSGVRSSGPAWTQAWPSRPRPLTWVSLSATDCYIVHEIYNGENAQDQFEYELEQALEAQYKYIVIEPTRIGDETARWITVGNCLHKTTVLAGTACLFTPLALPLDYSHYISLPAGVLSLACCTLYGISWQFDPCCKYQVEYDAYKLSRLPLHTLTSSTPVVLVRKDDLHRKRLHNTIALAALVYCVKKIYELYAV